The DNA region TGCGGAAGCTGGGCGGTCCACCCCCAGGAGATCGCCTTGCCCCCTTCGCCGATCATCGCCATCGGTTCCGTGCCGCCACCAGAGAACGCCATCGGGACCGCCGCCGCGACCGGCGTCACCCGGCCGTCCGCCCCGCGCCGCAACGTCACATCCGGCGCGACCCAGGCACCCGCCTTGCGCACCCGAACCGGGCGCAGGTTCTGCTCCAGCCGCAGCGTCCCACGCTGGGTGGCGTACACGGTCGCGGTCTCGGTCCTGGCCGAGAGCACCTCGACATCGGCGCCACCCGCGCGCGCGGCCCGCATCGCCCCGGCCTCGTCAACCGCCGAGGTGATCACCACCTTGGCGGGCGCGATCGGCGCGGCCGCGGCGGGCACTGGCCCAGCAACGGACGCGAGCGCGATCAGCGCGACGAGCACAGGTCTTGTTCGAACGGTCATAAGGTCTCCCACGAGGCTGAAGAGGGCTGCGTGGGTCGCTTCATGACGTCTCCCCCGCACCCGGTCAGCCTCACGGAGCCCCCTACGCGTTCCCTATGCACGCGCTACGCGGATCAGCCTGGCAGCCAAGTCACGTGGTCCGACCTGCGGCGATGCTCGTCGGCCGGATCAAGGTCGGGTTGATGGACTGTCTGGGCTAGCGTTGGCCGCACAGGCGCGGATAGCGCGTCCTTGCTTGAGGGACCGCAGGTCCCTGCCCTTGCCCTCGTCTTTTGTCTTTCGTCTTGGGGACCGAAGGTCCCTGCACTTCCCCCAGCACCCTCGTCCTGGCAATCCCTTGTCCGGGCCCAGCGATGTCAAGGGTCAGCTCGCTGATCGCGCAGCGACGCCGCAGGCGCCCTTGACATCGCTGGGCCCGGACAAGACGCTGATAGACGAGGGAGCGGCCCGGTCTTCGAAGCCCGAACGAGTGCACTCAATCGTTGCGCACCAACGAGTGCACTCGTCGCGGGACAGGCGGGGTCGCTCCCCTAGCCCGAGCGTTTAACATTCGATCGACGGCGTCAAGGGCGCCTGCGGCGTCGCTGCGCGATCGGCGAGCCGACCCTTGACACCGCCGATCGAATGTTAAAGATGGCCAGGACGGGGTGCTGGTGGAAAGCGGTCGGTTGGGACTTGGGTGGCGTTGTTATGTTGCGGTTTAGGACAAAGGGAATCAGACAAGGTGTCGATGGCCTAGTTGATCTGGTCTGCCTCAGCTGAAGCGCCCATCGGGTTGGGCAGGTAGCCGATGAAACCGGTGATCCGCCAACGTCCGTCGCGCTTGTGGCACTGGTAGACCGTCTGCCAGCGCAAGACCACAGTGGACCCGTCATGTCGGGTGGCGGTGCCATCGAACTTCTTGTGCAGCAGTGCGTCGTCGCCGACGATCTCGATGTCGCGCAGGGTCGTGGCCGCGAAGAGGGCTTCCCGGACGTCCTTGACCTCCGCGTTCGTCTCCTGGCTCTGTTCCAGCCACGAGACGCGGTAGGCGTCGAACGGGGTGATCCGCCAGGAGTCCGGGTTGTCGCTCGCGCGGCCGTCGACGGCGAAGAACCGGTCGGCGTCGAAATCATCCTCGACCTGGGACCAGTCTCCCGCGACGAACGCGTCGATGTCGCGCCGCACCAGCATTTCCCAGAGTTCGCCGCGGTCGGGGTCGTTCGGGAACGGGTTGTCGTGGATCGTCATGGTGCGGTGTAGGTCCTTTGATCGGTTCGGTGTTCGGCCAACGCGGCGTGGTCAAGCGAGACGCCCAGGCCGGGGCCCTCGGGCAGCAGGACATGGGAAGCGTCGAACTCCAGTGGCTGGGCGAGCAGGTCGTGGGAGCGGATGTGGCGGCCGAAGATGTCGCTTGGCCACACGCAGGACCGAGCCGCGGCGGCCGAGTGCACGTAGGCGGCCTCCAGGACACCCAGGTCGATCTCCGAGCCGTGCCAGCACGGCAGCCCGGCGACGTCGGCGATGTGGTCGAGCCGCTGGAAGTCGGCCAGTCCGGCGTTGAAGTTGAAGCCGTCGACCTCGTGGCCGCGCACCGCGGTGATCGCGTCCTCGATCCGGTTGCCCAGCACCGGGTACGGCAGCGCGACGTGCCGCACGATCGGCACCGGGCTGGTCCGGCGCAGGTCGGCGTACTCGGCGCGCATCCAGTGCGGGATCGGGTCCTCCAGGCACAGCACGTTGCCGACCTCGGCCAGGGCGACGGCCAGCCTGCGGGTCTCATACGGGCGCTCGAACCGCTCGTTCGGGTCGAAGATCACCCGCATCCCCGGCGCCTCGGCTGCCACGGCGGACGCCCAGGCGACGATGTCGTCGTCGAGCGCGCACTTGAACTTCAGGCAGGTGAACCCCAGCCCCGCGTAGCGCTTGGCCAGCGCTCCGACCTCGTCGTCGCGCCGGTGCCCGGTCCACGCGCC from Alloactinosynnema sp. L-07 includes:
- a CDS encoding mandelate racemase/muconate lactonizing enzyme family protein, whose amino-acid sequence is MKIVRVTATEVVVRANPGSIESLGLDKPLHKIPVRGGKSWTVQFDELPKVVIELELSDGTVGLGELYRGHDWLTVEGISATLLGRDLRALCRQDLPFAKVREHDGFEIAIWDAFAKLHGLRVVDLLGGPVRDRVAVGAWTGHRRDDEVGALAKRYAGLGFTCLKFKCALDDDIVAWASAVAAEAPGMRVIFDPNERFERPYETRRLAVALAEVGNVLCLEDPIPHWMRAEYADLRRTSPVPIVRHVALPYPVLGNRIEDAITAVRGHEVDGFNFNAGLADFQRLDHIADVAGLPCWHGSEIDLGVLEAAYVHSAAAARSCVWPSDIFGRHIRSHDLLAQPLEFDASHVLLPEGPGLGVSLDHAALAEHRTDQRTYTAP